Proteins encoded together in one Coregonus clupeaformis isolate EN_2021a chromosome 30, ASM2061545v1, whole genome shotgun sequence window:
- the prc1b gene encoding protein regulator of cytokinesis 1b isoform X2 encodes MRKSEVLAAESVACLNKALCHLKDIWEEIGIPEDQRLQRTNVVKNHIKGLLDMMITEEESLRTRLLSSIEACRKQLDKLCLELQLPPFEEERGVTMLQQEKEIRTQVEGLVKERTQRMQQLKALTERDQDLCDTLCSEPYALDPNAVPSLEQLDGFRQHIASQTAEKERRHAEFVGIKRQIILCMDDLDQLPETSFEKDIVCEDQEAFCLSKDNIASLKLLLGQLEERKAENQAVCEAHREKIQELWDRLQVPQEERELFSEHMVVSKKKNLDALEAEGRRLVELKLLNMRNVTEAIRSEIAVLWEKCFFSSDQRQAFVPYYSDDFTEELLGLHDAEILRLKQHYEEHKELFEGVHRWEESWRLFLELEKKATDPSRFTNRGGNLLKEEKQKAELHKSLPKLEKKLKAQIDVWEQEQAREFLVNGQKFMQFVEEQWELHRIEKENEKLERQLKKSKQIEVDMLYGTAVRTPTKRRFLGTATPTKARKLNGTTSSLSSANSNSTIRSAYGGTVCHSPSRPPHSVNKVPSVRTPGRGKPPLAGLQERNKENMGQVTGLGVPLQSGGFKTLASPQHNFSINSVASTYSEFARDLSKASNTKSKPDILNSTITHL; translated from the exons ATGAGGAAGAG TGAGGTGCTCGCAGCCGAGTCAGTGGCTTGCCTGAATAAAGCTCTCTGCCACCTAAAGGACATCTGGGAAGAGATAGGAATTCCAGAAGACCAGAGACTACAGAGAACCAATGTGGTCAAGAATCACATCAAG GGTTTGTTAGACATGATGATAACAGAGGAGGAGTCTCTTAGGACCAGACTGTTGAGCAGCATCGAAGCCTGTCGCAAACAATTGGATAAGCTGTGCTTGGAACTGCAGCTACCCCCGTTTGAG GAGGAGCGGGGCGTCACCATGCTGCAGCAGGAGAAGGAGATCCGGACCCAGGTGGAGGGGTTGGTGAAGGAGCGGACCCAGAGGATGCAGCAGCTCAAGGCCTTGACAGAGCGCGACCAAGACCTGTGTGACACTCTGTGTTCAGAGCCCTACGCCCTCGACCCCAACGCTGTGCCCTCCCTGGAGCAGCTGGACGGCTTCCGCCAGCACATCGCCAGCCAGACCGCAGAGAAG GAGCGGCGGCACGCTGAGTTTGTGGGCATCAAGAGGCAGATCATCTTGTGCATGGACGACCTTGACCAGCTGCCAGAGACCAGCTTCGAGAAGGACATAGTCTGCGAGGACCAGGAGGCCTTCTGCCTGTCCAAAGACAACATCGCCTCGCTCAAACTCCTCCTCGGCCAA ctggaggagaggaaggcagagaACCAGGCGGTGTGTGAGGCTCACAGGGAGAAGATCCAGGAGCTGTGGGACAGACTGCAGGTgccccaggaggagagagagctctTCTCAGAGCACATGGTCGTCTCCAAGAAGAAGAACCTGGATGCT TTAGAAGCAGAGGGCAGGCGACTGGTGGAGCTCAAACTACTGAACATGCGTAACGTAACTGAGGCCATCCGCTCAGAGATCGCAGTGCTCTGGGAGAAATGCTTCTTCAGCAGCGACCAGCGACAGGCCTTTGTGCCCTATTATAGCG ATGATTTTACAGAGGAGCTGTTGGGGCTGCACGACGCTGAGATCCTGAGGCTGAAGCAGCACTATGAGGAACACAAGGAGCTGTTTGAAGGGGTTCACCGCTGGGAGGAGAGCTGGAGACTCTTCCTGGAACTAGAG AAAAAAGCCACAGACCCCTCCAGGTTCACCAACAGAGGAGGGAATCTGCTCAAAGAGGAGAAACAGAAAGCCGAGCTCCACAAAAGCCTGCCCAAG CTTGAGAAGAAACTGAAGGCTCAGATTgatgtgtgggagcaggagcaggCCAGGGAGTTCCTGGTGAATGGACAGAAGTTCATGCAGTTTGTGGAGGAGCAGTGGGAGTTGCACCGCATcgagaaagagaatgagaaacTGGAGAGG CAACTGAAAAAGAGCAAGCAGATTGAGGTGGATATGCTGTATGGGACAGCTGTCCGGACACCGACCAAACGGCGATTCCTCGGCACCGCTACCCCCACCAAAGCACGAAAG CTCAATGGCACCACCTCCAGCCTCTCTAGTGCCAACTCTAACAGCACCATACGCTCAGCCTATGGCGGAACTGTCTGCCACTCACCCTCCCGCCCCCCTCACTCAGTCAACAAG GTCCCATCAGTACGGACCCCGGGTCGCGGTAAGCCCCCCCTCGCGGGACTGCAGGAGCGCAACAAGGAGAACATGGGCCAGGTGACCGGACTTGGAGTCCCTCTTCAGAGCGGTGGGTTTAAAACCCTGGCTAGTCCGCAGCATAACTTCAGCATTAACTCTGTCGCCAGCACTTATTCAGAGTTTGCG CGAGACCTCTCCAAGGCCTCTAACACCAAGAGCAAGCCAGACATACTGAACTCCACCATCACTCACCTTTGA
- the prc1b gene encoding protein regulator of cytokinesis 1b isoform X1, producing MRKSEVLAAESVACLNKALCHLKDIWEEIGIPEDQRLQRTNVVKNHIKGLLDMMITEEESLRTRLLSSIEACRKQLDKLCLELQLPPFEEERGVTMLQQEKEIRTQVEGLVKERTQRMQQLKALTERDQDLCDTLCSEPYALDPNAVPSLEQLDGFRQHIASQTAEKERRHAEFVGIKRQIILCMDDLDQLPETSFEKDIVCEDQEAFCLSKDNIASLKLLLGQLEERKAENQAVCEAHREKIQELWDRLQVPQEERELFSEHMVVSKKKNLDALEAEGRRLVELKLLNMRNVTEAIRSEIAVLWEKCFFSSDQRQAFVPYYSDDFTEELLGLHDAEILRLKQHYEEHKELFEGVHRWEESWRLFLELEKKATDPSRFTNRGGNLLKEEKQKAELHKSLPKLEKKLKAQIDVWEQEQAREFLVNGQKFMQFVEEQWELHRIEKENEKLERQLKKSKQIEVDMLYGTAVRTPTKRRFLGTATPTKARKLNGTTSSLSSANSNSTIRSAYGGTVCHSPSRPPHSVNKVPSVRTPGRGKPPLAGLQERNKENMGQVTGLGVPLQSGGFKTLASPQHNFSINSVASTYSEFATGLINTVIESVQSSETSPRPLTPRASQTY from the exons ATGAGGAAGAG TGAGGTGCTCGCAGCCGAGTCAGTGGCTTGCCTGAATAAAGCTCTCTGCCACCTAAAGGACATCTGGGAAGAGATAGGAATTCCAGAAGACCAGAGACTACAGAGAACCAATGTGGTCAAGAATCACATCAAG GGTTTGTTAGACATGATGATAACAGAGGAGGAGTCTCTTAGGACCAGACTGTTGAGCAGCATCGAAGCCTGTCGCAAACAATTGGATAAGCTGTGCTTGGAACTGCAGCTACCCCCGTTTGAG GAGGAGCGGGGCGTCACCATGCTGCAGCAGGAGAAGGAGATCCGGACCCAGGTGGAGGGGTTGGTGAAGGAGCGGACCCAGAGGATGCAGCAGCTCAAGGCCTTGACAGAGCGCGACCAAGACCTGTGTGACACTCTGTGTTCAGAGCCCTACGCCCTCGACCCCAACGCTGTGCCCTCCCTGGAGCAGCTGGACGGCTTCCGCCAGCACATCGCCAGCCAGACCGCAGAGAAG GAGCGGCGGCACGCTGAGTTTGTGGGCATCAAGAGGCAGATCATCTTGTGCATGGACGACCTTGACCAGCTGCCAGAGACCAGCTTCGAGAAGGACATAGTCTGCGAGGACCAGGAGGCCTTCTGCCTGTCCAAAGACAACATCGCCTCGCTCAAACTCCTCCTCGGCCAA ctggaggagaggaaggcagagaACCAGGCGGTGTGTGAGGCTCACAGGGAGAAGATCCAGGAGCTGTGGGACAGACTGCAGGTgccccaggaggagagagagctctTCTCAGAGCACATGGTCGTCTCCAAGAAGAAGAACCTGGATGCT TTAGAAGCAGAGGGCAGGCGACTGGTGGAGCTCAAACTACTGAACATGCGTAACGTAACTGAGGCCATCCGCTCAGAGATCGCAGTGCTCTGGGAGAAATGCTTCTTCAGCAGCGACCAGCGACAGGCCTTTGTGCCCTATTATAGCG ATGATTTTACAGAGGAGCTGTTGGGGCTGCACGACGCTGAGATCCTGAGGCTGAAGCAGCACTATGAGGAACACAAGGAGCTGTTTGAAGGGGTTCACCGCTGGGAGGAGAGCTGGAGACTCTTCCTGGAACTAGAG AAAAAAGCCACAGACCCCTCCAGGTTCACCAACAGAGGAGGGAATCTGCTCAAAGAGGAGAAACAGAAAGCCGAGCTCCACAAAAGCCTGCCCAAG CTTGAGAAGAAACTGAAGGCTCAGATTgatgtgtgggagcaggagcaggCCAGGGAGTTCCTGGTGAATGGACAGAAGTTCATGCAGTTTGTGGAGGAGCAGTGGGAGTTGCACCGCATcgagaaagagaatgagaaacTGGAGAGG CAACTGAAAAAGAGCAAGCAGATTGAGGTGGATATGCTGTATGGGACAGCTGTCCGGACACCGACCAAACGGCGATTCCTCGGCACCGCTACCCCCACCAAAGCACGAAAG CTCAATGGCACCACCTCCAGCCTCTCTAGTGCCAACTCTAACAGCACCATACGCTCAGCCTATGGCGGAACTGTCTGCCACTCACCCTCCCGCCCCCCTCACTCAGTCAACAAG GTCCCATCAGTACGGACCCCGGGTCGCGGTAAGCCCCCCCTCGCGGGACTGCAGGAGCGCAACAAGGAGAACATGGGCCAGGTGACCGGACTTGGAGTCCCTCTTCAGAGCGGTGGGTTTAAAACCCTGGCTAGTCCGCAGCATAACTTCAGCATTAACTCTGTCGCCAGCACTTATTCAGAGTTTGCG ACTGGCTTAATCAACACAGTAATCGAATCGGTTCAATCAAG CGAGACCTCTCCAAGGCCTCTAACACCAAGAGCAAGCCAGACATACTGA
- the prc1b gene encoding protein regulator of cytokinesis 1b isoform X5 — MRKSEVLAAESVACLNKALCHLKDIWEEIGIPEDQRLQRTNVVKNHIKGLLDMMITEEESLRTRLLSSIEACRKQLDKLCLELQLPPFEEERGVTMLQQEKEIRTQVEGLVKERTQRMQQLKALTERDQDLCDTLCSEPYALDPNAVPSLEQLDGFRQHIASQTAEKERRHAEFVGIKRQIILCMDDLDQLPETSFEKDIVCEDQEAFCLSKDNIASLKLLLGQLEERKAENQAVCEAHREKIQELWDRLQVPQEERELFSEHMVVSKKKNLDALEAEGRRLVELKLLNMRNVTEAIRSEIAVLWEKCFFSSDQRQAFVPYYSDDFTEELLGLHDAEILRLKQHYEEHKELFEGVHRWEESWRLFLELEKKATDPSRFTNRGGNLLKEEKQKAELHKSLPKLEKKLKAQIDVWEQEQAREFLVNGQKFMQFVEEQWELHRIEKENEKLERQLKKSKQIEVDMLYGTAVRTPTKRRFLGTATPTKARKLNGTTSSLSSANSNSTIRSAYGGTVCHSPSRPPHSVNKVPSVRTPGRGKPPLAGLQERNKENMGQVTGLGVPLQSARPLQGL; from the exons ATGAGGAAGAG TGAGGTGCTCGCAGCCGAGTCAGTGGCTTGCCTGAATAAAGCTCTCTGCCACCTAAAGGACATCTGGGAAGAGATAGGAATTCCAGAAGACCAGAGACTACAGAGAACCAATGTGGTCAAGAATCACATCAAG GGTTTGTTAGACATGATGATAACAGAGGAGGAGTCTCTTAGGACCAGACTGTTGAGCAGCATCGAAGCCTGTCGCAAACAATTGGATAAGCTGTGCTTGGAACTGCAGCTACCCCCGTTTGAG GAGGAGCGGGGCGTCACCATGCTGCAGCAGGAGAAGGAGATCCGGACCCAGGTGGAGGGGTTGGTGAAGGAGCGGACCCAGAGGATGCAGCAGCTCAAGGCCTTGACAGAGCGCGACCAAGACCTGTGTGACACTCTGTGTTCAGAGCCCTACGCCCTCGACCCCAACGCTGTGCCCTCCCTGGAGCAGCTGGACGGCTTCCGCCAGCACATCGCCAGCCAGACCGCAGAGAAG GAGCGGCGGCACGCTGAGTTTGTGGGCATCAAGAGGCAGATCATCTTGTGCATGGACGACCTTGACCAGCTGCCAGAGACCAGCTTCGAGAAGGACATAGTCTGCGAGGACCAGGAGGCCTTCTGCCTGTCCAAAGACAACATCGCCTCGCTCAAACTCCTCCTCGGCCAA ctggaggagaggaaggcagagaACCAGGCGGTGTGTGAGGCTCACAGGGAGAAGATCCAGGAGCTGTGGGACAGACTGCAGGTgccccaggaggagagagagctctTCTCAGAGCACATGGTCGTCTCCAAGAAGAAGAACCTGGATGCT TTAGAAGCAGAGGGCAGGCGACTGGTGGAGCTCAAACTACTGAACATGCGTAACGTAACTGAGGCCATCCGCTCAGAGATCGCAGTGCTCTGGGAGAAATGCTTCTTCAGCAGCGACCAGCGACAGGCCTTTGTGCCCTATTATAGCG ATGATTTTACAGAGGAGCTGTTGGGGCTGCACGACGCTGAGATCCTGAGGCTGAAGCAGCACTATGAGGAACACAAGGAGCTGTTTGAAGGGGTTCACCGCTGGGAGGAGAGCTGGAGACTCTTCCTGGAACTAGAG AAAAAAGCCACAGACCCCTCCAGGTTCACCAACAGAGGAGGGAATCTGCTCAAAGAGGAGAAACAGAAAGCCGAGCTCCACAAAAGCCTGCCCAAG CTTGAGAAGAAACTGAAGGCTCAGATTgatgtgtgggagcaggagcaggCCAGGGAGTTCCTGGTGAATGGACAGAAGTTCATGCAGTTTGTGGAGGAGCAGTGGGAGTTGCACCGCATcgagaaagagaatgagaaacTGGAGAGG CAACTGAAAAAGAGCAAGCAGATTGAGGTGGATATGCTGTATGGGACAGCTGTCCGGACACCGACCAAACGGCGATTCCTCGGCACCGCTACCCCCACCAAAGCACGAAAG CTCAATGGCACCACCTCCAGCCTCTCTAGTGCCAACTCTAACAGCACCATACGCTCAGCCTATGGCGGAACTGTCTGCCACTCACCCTCCCGCCCCCCTCACTCAGTCAACAAG GTCCCATCAGTACGGACCCCGGGTCGCGGTAAGCCCCCCCTCGCGGGACTGCAGGAGCGCAACAAGGAGAACATGGGCCAGGTGACCGGACTTGGAGTCCCTCTTCAGAGCG CGAGACCTCTCCAAGGCCTCTAA
- the prc1b gene encoding protein regulator of cytokinesis 1b isoform X3 has product MRKSEVLAAESVACLNKALCHLKDIWEEIGIPEDQRLQRTNVVKNHIKGLLDMMITEEESLRTRLLSSIEACRKQLDKLCLELQLPPFEEERGVTMLQQEKEIRTQVEGLVKERTQRMQQLKALTERDQDLCDTLCSEPYALDPNAVPSLEQLDGFRQHIASQTAEKERRHAEFVGIKRQIILCMDDLDQLPETSFEKDIVCEDQEAFCLSKDNIASLKLLLGQLEERKAENQAVCEAHREKIQELWDRLQVPQEERELFSEHMVVSKKKNLDALEAEGRRLVELKLLNMRNVTEAIRSEIAVLWEKCFFSSDQRQAFVPYYSDDFTEELLGLHDAEILRLKQHYEEHKELFEGVHRWEESWRLFLELEKKATDPSRFTNRGGNLLKEEKQKAELHKSLPKLEKKLKAQIDVWEQEQAREFLVNGQKFMQFVEEQWELHRIEKENEKLERQLKKSKQIEVDMLYGTAVRTPTKRRFLGTATPTKARKLNGTTSSLSSANSNSTIRSAYGGTVCHSPSRPPHSVNKVPSVRTPGRGKPPLAGLQERNKENMGQVTGLGVPLQSDWLNQHSNRIGSIKRDLSKASNTKSKPDILNSTITHL; this is encoded by the exons ATGAGGAAGAG TGAGGTGCTCGCAGCCGAGTCAGTGGCTTGCCTGAATAAAGCTCTCTGCCACCTAAAGGACATCTGGGAAGAGATAGGAATTCCAGAAGACCAGAGACTACAGAGAACCAATGTGGTCAAGAATCACATCAAG GGTTTGTTAGACATGATGATAACAGAGGAGGAGTCTCTTAGGACCAGACTGTTGAGCAGCATCGAAGCCTGTCGCAAACAATTGGATAAGCTGTGCTTGGAACTGCAGCTACCCCCGTTTGAG GAGGAGCGGGGCGTCACCATGCTGCAGCAGGAGAAGGAGATCCGGACCCAGGTGGAGGGGTTGGTGAAGGAGCGGACCCAGAGGATGCAGCAGCTCAAGGCCTTGACAGAGCGCGACCAAGACCTGTGTGACACTCTGTGTTCAGAGCCCTACGCCCTCGACCCCAACGCTGTGCCCTCCCTGGAGCAGCTGGACGGCTTCCGCCAGCACATCGCCAGCCAGACCGCAGAGAAG GAGCGGCGGCACGCTGAGTTTGTGGGCATCAAGAGGCAGATCATCTTGTGCATGGACGACCTTGACCAGCTGCCAGAGACCAGCTTCGAGAAGGACATAGTCTGCGAGGACCAGGAGGCCTTCTGCCTGTCCAAAGACAACATCGCCTCGCTCAAACTCCTCCTCGGCCAA ctggaggagaggaaggcagagaACCAGGCGGTGTGTGAGGCTCACAGGGAGAAGATCCAGGAGCTGTGGGACAGACTGCAGGTgccccaggaggagagagagctctTCTCAGAGCACATGGTCGTCTCCAAGAAGAAGAACCTGGATGCT TTAGAAGCAGAGGGCAGGCGACTGGTGGAGCTCAAACTACTGAACATGCGTAACGTAACTGAGGCCATCCGCTCAGAGATCGCAGTGCTCTGGGAGAAATGCTTCTTCAGCAGCGACCAGCGACAGGCCTTTGTGCCCTATTATAGCG ATGATTTTACAGAGGAGCTGTTGGGGCTGCACGACGCTGAGATCCTGAGGCTGAAGCAGCACTATGAGGAACACAAGGAGCTGTTTGAAGGGGTTCACCGCTGGGAGGAGAGCTGGAGACTCTTCCTGGAACTAGAG AAAAAAGCCACAGACCCCTCCAGGTTCACCAACAGAGGAGGGAATCTGCTCAAAGAGGAGAAACAGAAAGCCGAGCTCCACAAAAGCCTGCCCAAG CTTGAGAAGAAACTGAAGGCTCAGATTgatgtgtgggagcaggagcaggCCAGGGAGTTCCTGGTGAATGGACAGAAGTTCATGCAGTTTGTGGAGGAGCAGTGGGAGTTGCACCGCATcgagaaagagaatgagaaacTGGAGAGG CAACTGAAAAAGAGCAAGCAGATTGAGGTGGATATGCTGTATGGGACAGCTGTCCGGACACCGACCAAACGGCGATTCCTCGGCACCGCTACCCCCACCAAAGCACGAAAG CTCAATGGCACCACCTCCAGCCTCTCTAGTGCCAACTCTAACAGCACCATACGCTCAGCCTATGGCGGAACTGTCTGCCACTCACCCTCCCGCCCCCCTCACTCAGTCAACAAG GTCCCATCAGTACGGACCCCGGGTCGCGGTAAGCCCCCCCTCGCGGGACTGCAGGAGCGCAACAAGGAGAACATGGGCCAGGTGACCGGACTTGGAGTCCCTCTTCAGAGCG ACTGGCTTAATCAACACAGTAATCGAATCGGTTCAATCAAG CGAGACCTCTCCAAGGCCTCTAACACCAAGAGCAAGCCAGACATACTGAACTCCACCATCACTCACCTTTGA
- the prc1b gene encoding protein regulator of cytokinesis 1b isoform X4, producing MRKSEVLAAESVACLNKALCHLKDIWEEIGIPEDQRLQRTNVVKNHIKGLLDMMITEEESLRTRLLSSIEACRKQLDKLCLELQLPPFEEERGVTMLQQEKEIRTQVEGLVKERTQRMQQLKALTERDQDLCDTLCSEPYALDPNAVPSLEQLDGFRQHIASQTAEKERRHAEFVGIKRQIILCMDDLDQLPETSFEKDIVCEDQEAFCLSKDNIASLKLLLGQLEERKAENQAVCEAHREKIQELWDRLQVPQEERELFSEHMVVSKKKNLDALEAEGRRLVELKLLNMRNVTEAIRSEIAVLWEKCFFSSDQRQAFVPYYSDDFTEELLGLHDAEILRLKQHYEEHKELFEGVHRWEESWRLFLELEKKATDPSRFTNRGGNLLKEEKQKAELHKSLPKLEKKLKAQIDVWEQEQAREFLVNGQKFMQFVEEQWELHRIEKENEKLERQLKKSKQIEVDMLYGTAVRTPTKRRFLGTATPTKARKVPSVRTPGRGKPPLAGLQERNKENMGQVTGLGVPLQSGGFKTLASPQHNFSINSVASTYSEFATGLINTVIESVQSSETSPRPLTPRASQTY from the exons ATGAGGAAGAG TGAGGTGCTCGCAGCCGAGTCAGTGGCTTGCCTGAATAAAGCTCTCTGCCACCTAAAGGACATCTGGGAAGAGATAGGAATTCCAGAAGACCAGAGACTACAGAGAACCAATGTGGTCAAGAATCACATCAAG GGTTTGTTAGACATGATGATAACAGAGGAGGAGTCTCTTAGGACCAGACTGTTGAGCAGCATCGAAGCCTGTCGCAAACAATTGGATAAGCTGTGCTTGGAACTGCAGCTACCCCCGTTTGAG GAGGAGCGGGGCGTCACCATGCTGCAGCAGGAGAAGGAGATCCGGACCCAGGTGGAGGGGTTGGTGAAGGAGCGGACCCAGAGGATGCAGCAGCTCAAGGCCTTGACAGAGCGCGACCAAGACCTGTGTGACACTCTGTGTTCAGAGCCCTACGCCCTCGACCCCAACGCTGTGCCCTCCCTGGAGCAGCTGGACGGCTTCCGCCAGCACATCGCCAGCCAGACCGCAGAGAAG GAGCGGCGGCACGCTGAGTTTGTGGGCATCAAGAGGCAGATCATCTTGTGCATGGACGACCTTGACCAGCTGCCAGAGACCAGCTTCGAGAAGGACATAGTCTGCGAGGACCAGGAGGCCTTCTGCCTGTCCAAAGACAACATCGCCTCGCTCAAACTCCTCCTCGGCCAA ctggaggagaggaaggcagagaACCAGGCGGTGTGTGAGGCTCACAGGGAGAAGATCCAGGAGCTGTGGGACAGACTGCAGGTgccccaggaggagagagagctctTCTCAGAGCACATGGTCGTCTCCAAGAAGAAGAACCTGGATGCT TTAGAAGCAGAGGGCAGGCGACTGGTGGAGCTCAAACTACTGAACATGCGTAACGTAACTGAGGCCATCCGCTCAGAGATCGCAGTGCTCTGGGAGAAATGCTTCTTCAGCAGCGACCAGCGACAGGCCTTTGTGCCCTATTATAGCG ATGATTTTACAGAGGAGCTGTTGGGGCTGCACGACGCTGAGATCCTGAGGCTGAAGCAGCACTATGAGGAACACAAGGAGCTGTTTGAAGGGGTTCACCGCTGGGAGGAGAGCTGGAGACTCTTCCTGGAACTAGAG AAAAAAGCCACAGACCCCTCCAGGTTCACCAACAGAGGAGGGAATCTGCTCAAAGAGGAGAAACAGAAAGCCGAGCTCCACAAAAGCCTGCCCAAG CTTGAGAAGAAACTGAAGGCTCAGATTgatgtgtgggagcaggagcaggCCAGGGAGTTCCTGGTGAATGGACAGAAGTTCATGCAGTTTGTGGAGGAGCAGTGGGAGTTGCACCGCATcgagaaagagaatgagaaacTGGAGAGG CAACTGAAAAAGAGCAAGCAGATTGAGGTGGATATGCTGTATGGGACAGCTGTCCGGACACCGACCAAACGGCGATTCCTCGGCACCGCTACCCCCACCAAAGCACGAAAG GTCCCATCAGTACGGACCCCGGGTCGCGGTAAGCCCCCCCTCGCGGGACTGCAGGAGCGCAACAAGGAGAACATGGGCCAGGTGACCGGACTTGGAGTCCCTCTTCAGAGCGGTGGGTTTAAAACCCTGGCTAGTCCGCAGCATAACTTCAGCATTAACTCTGTCGCCAGCACTTATTCAGAGTTTGCG ACTGGCTTAATCAACACAGTAATCGAATCGGTTCAATCAAG CGAGACCTCTCCAAGGCCTCTAACACCAAGAGCAAGCCAGACATACTGA